From the Mangifera indica cultivar Alphonso chromosome 10, CATAS_Mindica_2.1, whole genome shotgun sequence genome, one window contains:
- the LOC123227060 gene encoding E3 SUMO-protein ligase SIZ1-like isoform X1, with product MDLISTQGKLAYFRIKELKDVLTKLGLPKQGKKQDLVDRISRVLPDEGLVNIINDTYRKMQISEASELANSGQTDMDLYNLKLETEVEDSITSDVRICCPCGNSYPTELMVQCVDPGCLVQQHAGCVIIPEKPMEEIPSTPPPYFCEMCRIKRADPFLLTVACLVSPMKLVFSNIPPDGTNPLQIAETTFLHTQAHKDLLQKDGYDIQAWCILLNDRVSFRMQWPQFADLQVNGHQVRAVNRQGSQLLGANGRDDGPIITFYIIDGANKISLSACDARNFCFGVRLVKRRTVEQVRNLIPKETDGELFEDALARIRRCIGGGMATGNEDSDSDLEVIAESITVSLRCPMSGSRMKVAGRFKPCAHMGCFDLQTFIELNQRSRKWQCPICLKNYTLEDIIIDPYFNRITKMMQNCDEDITDIEVKPDGSWTVKTKGELGDLAKWHLPDGSLCNARNEIISKLGTPRQIIKEGSSVHTSVVGIKQNFNGTAELSKNQLIILSPIYQMEDRVQSYEENFITMSSSASGSGRDDEDPSINQNCNGHIDNSANNGNEINFIPGSFNSTLEFKNQTSAVTNDTDIIILSDSEEDNKYLDPAGSVYKTFPEIDSGPPGFSGSYLSDSMLDAAADSCLGLFGCNISGIGIPNWPYTSVSREGSGFQLFGTDSNVSEAFVDLDHSSVMCSAPMNGFTSVSRSTLTSGREVLDSQVCHSNIDIDEHLIGNTSAYVGDDPSLQSFLPSQPPVVLSESDLGQQPLNGIHTDDWISLRLGSDGEHVCGDLGSNPQPAATNGLELRHICGPNGATLCETKSASLLNAESDYRWKWTLLKMTFEVSYSSFNIYFGLMMVFLILLKKSKAKLSSVASEPLPLMAYKISLALCDEECKSAFQLLHTSIF from the exons ATGGATTTAATATCTACCCAG GGCAAGTTGGCCTATTTTCGAATTAAAGAGCTCAAGGATGTTCTAACTAAGCTAGGTCTTCCAAAGCAAGGAAAGAAGCAG GATTTGGTGGACAGAATATCACGCGTATTGCCAGACGAAGGACTGGtgaatataattaatgatactTATAG AAAAATGCAGATTTCAGAGGCTTCTGAATTGGCAAATTCGGGACAGACTGATATGGATTTGTACAATTTGAAGCTTGAAACAGAAGTTGAAGATTCAATAACTTCAGATGTGAGGATTTGCTGCCCATGTGGAAATTCATATCCTACTGAGTTAATGGTACAG TGTGTAGATCCAGGATGTCTGGTGCAGCAACATGCTGGTTGTGTTATTATTCCAGAGAAGCCTATGGAGGAGATTCCATCTACCCCTCCTCCATATTTTTGTGAAATGTGTCGAATCAAAAGGGCAGATCc ATTTTTGTTGACTGTGGCATGCTTGGTATCCCCTATGAAGTTGGTCTTTTCAAATATTCCACCTGATGG GACAAACCCCCTGCAGATTGCAGAAACAACATTTCTGCATACACAAGCTCATAAAGATTTACTACAGAAAGATGGATATGATATTCAG GCTTGGTGTATTCTCCTAAATGATAGAGTTTCATTCAGGATGCAATGGCCACAGTTTGCAGATTTGCAGGTTAATG GACATCAAGTACGAGCAGTTAATAGACAGGGATCACAGTTGCTGGGTGCTAATGGTCGAGATGATGGCCCCATA ATTACATTCTACATCATTGACGGGGCTAATAAGATTTCTTTATCGGCATGTGATGCTCGCAATTTCTGCTTTGGTGTCAGACTTGTAAAGAGGCGTACGGTTGAACAG GTCCGCAACCTGATCCCCAAAGAAACAGATGGTGAGCTTTTTGAAGATGCACTGGCCCGTATTCGCCGGTGCATCGGTGGTGGGATGGCTACTGGAAATGAAGACAGCGATAGTGATTTGGAAGTTATTGCAGAGTCAATTACAGTTAGCTTACGTTGTCCT ATGAGTGGTTCTAGAATGAAGGTTGCTGGCAGATTTAAACCTTGTGCTCACATGGGCTGTTTTGATCTTCAAACTTTTATTGAGCTAAATCAGCGATCTAGGAAG TGGCAATGTCCCATTTGCCTCAAGAATTACACTTTGGAGGACATCATCATTGACCCTTATTTCAATCGCATTACAAAAATG ATGCAAAATTGTGATGAAGACATAACTGATATTGAGGTGAAGCCTGATGGTTCTTGGACTGTGAAAACCAAAGGTGAGCTTGGCGATCTTGCAAAATGGCATTTGCCTGATGGTTCACTTTGTAATGCCAGAAATGAGATCATCTCCAAATTAGGAACACCAAGGCAGATCATCAAGGAAGGTAGTTCAGTTCATACTTCTGTAGTTGGGATTAAACAGAATTTCAATGGGACCGCAGAACTCAGTAAAAATCAGCTTATCATCCTCTCCCCAATATATCAAATGGAGGATCGTGTTCAAagttatgaagaaaattttattacaatgaGCAGCAGTGCCTCTGGAAGTGGCAGAGATGATGAAGACCCAAGCATTAATCAGAATTGCAATGGGCATATTGATAACTCTGCCAATAATGgcaatgagataaattttattccTGGCAGTTTTAATTCAACTTTGGAGTTTAAAAACCAAACATCTGCAGTGACAAATGACACAGATATCATTATTCTCAGTGATTCAGAAGAAGACAACAAATATTTGGATCCTGCTGGAAGTGTCTACAAAACTTTTCCTGAAATTGATAGTGGACCTCCTGGGTTTTCAGGATCATACCTGTCAGACTCAATGCTTGATGCTGCTGCGGATTCTTGTTTGGGTCTTTTCGGCTGCAATATTAGCGGCATTGGCATACCTAACTGGCCATATACTTCTGTTAGTCGGGAAGGTTCTGGATTCCAATTGTTTGGTACAGATTCAAATGTTTCCGAGGCTTTTGTTGATCTGGACCATTCTTCAGTAATGTGTTCTGCTCCGATGAATGGTTTCACATCAGTTTCTAGGTCAACTTTAACATCTGGCAGGGAGGTCCTAGATTCTCAGGTTTGCCATTCCAATATTGACATAGATGAGCATTTAATTGGTAATACCTCAGCATATGTTGGTGATGATCCCTCTCTACAAAGTTTCCTTCCATCTCAGCCACCTGTAGTGTTGTCAGAGTCTGATTTGGGACAGCAGCCTCTGAATGGTATCCATACTGACGATTGGATTTCTCTTAGGCTAGGTAGTGATGGTGAGCATGTTTGTGGTGATCTGGGGTCTAATCCTCAACCTGCTGCCACAAATGGGCTGGAATTGAGACACATTTGTGGACCAAACGGAG CCACGCTCTGTGAGACAAAGAGTGCATCCCTCTTAAATGCAGAATCTGACTATAGATGGAAATGGACGTTGTTGAAGATGACTTTTGAAGTTTCGTACTCTAGTTTCAATATCTactttgggttgatgatggtttttttaattttattgaaaaagagCAAAGCCAAGCTGTCTTCTGTAG CTTCAGAACCTCTTCCCCTGATG GCATATAAAATTTCTCTCGCCTTATGTGATGAAGAATGCAAGTCTGCCTTTCAGCTTCTACATACTTCTATATTCTAG
- the LOC123227060 gene encoding E3 SUMO-protein ligase SIZ1-like isoform X4 has protein sequence MQISEASELANSGQTDMDLYNLKLETEVEDSITSDVRICCPCGNSYPTELMVQCVDPGCLVQQHAGCVIIPEKPMEEIPSTPPPYFCEMCRIKRADPFLLTVACLVSPMKLVFSNIPPDGTNPLQIAETTFLHTQAHKDLLQKDGYDIQAWCILLNDRVSFRMQWPQFADLQVNGHQVRAVNRQGSQLLGANGRDDGPIITFYIIDGANKISLSACDARNFCFGVRLVKRRTVEQVRNLIPKETDGELFEDALARIRRCIGGGMATGNEDSDSDLEVIAESITVSLRCPMSGSRMKVAGRFKPCAHMGCFDLQTFIELNQRSRKWQCPICLKNYTLEDIIIDPYFNRITKMMQNCDEDITDIEVKPDGSWTVKTKGELGDLAKWHLPDGSLCNARNEIISKLGTPRQIIKEGSSVHTSVVGIKQNFNGTAELSKNQLIILSPIYQMEDRVQSYEENFITMSSSASGSGRDDEDPSINQNCNGHIDNSANNGNEINFIPGSFNSTLEFKNQTSAVTNDTDIIILSDSEEDNKYLDPAGSVYKTFPEIDSGPPGFSGSYLSDSMLDAAADSCLGLFGCNISGIGIPNWPYTSVSREGSGFQLFGTDSNVSEAFVDLDHSSVMCSAPMNGFTSVSRSTLTSGREVLDSQVCHSNIDIDEHLIGNTSAYVGDDPSLQSFLPSQPPVVLSESDLGQQPLNGIHTDDWISLRLGSDGEHVCGDLGSNPQPAATNGLELRHICGPNGATLCETKSASLLNAESDYRWKWTLLKMTFEVSYSSFNIYFGLMMVFLILLKKSKAKLSSVASEPLPLMAYKISLALCDEECKSAFQLLHTSIF, from the exons ATGCAGATTTCAGAGGCTTCTGAATTGGCAAATTCGGGACAGACTGATATGGATTTGTACAATTTGAAGCTTGAAACAGAAGTTGAAGATTCAATAACTTCAGATGTGAGGATTTGCTGCCCATGTGGAAATTCATATCCTACTGAGTTAATGGTACAG TGTGTAGATCCAGGATGTCTGGTGCAGCAACATGCTGGTTGTGTTATTATTCCAGAGAAGCCTATGGAGGAGATTCCATCTACCCCTCCTCCATATTTTTGTGAAATGTGTCGAATCAAAAGGGCAGATCc ATTTTTGTTGACTGTGGCATGCTTGGTATCCCCTATGAAGTTGGTCTTTTCAAATATTCCACCTGATGG GACAAACCCCCTGCAGATTGCAGAAACAACATTTCTGCATACACAAGCTCATAAAGATTTACTACAGAAAGATGGATATGATATTCAG GCTTGGTGTATTCTCCTAAATGATAGAGTTTCATTCAGGATGCAATGGCCACAGTTTGCAGATTTGCAGGTTAATG GACATCAAGTACGAGCAGTTAATAGACAGGGATCACAGTTGCTGGGTGCTAATGGTCGAGATGATGGCCCCATA ATTACATTCTACATCATTGACGGGGCTAATAAGATTTCTTTATCGGCATGTGATGCTCGCAATTTCTGCTTTGGTGTCAGACTTGTAAAGAGGCGTACGGTTGAACAG GTCCGCAACCTGATCCCCAAAGAAACAGATGGTGAGCTTTTTGAAGATGCACTGGCCCGTATTCGCCGGTGCATCGGTGGTGGGATGGCTACTGGAAATGAAGACAGCGATAGTGATTTGGAAGTTATTGCAGAGTCAATTACAGTTAGCTTACGTTGTCCT ATGAGTGGTTCTAGAATGAAGGTTGCTGGCAGATTTAAACCTTGTGCTCACATGGGCTGTTTTGATCTTCAAACTTTTATTGAGCTAAATCAGCGATCTAGGAAG TGGCAATGTCCCATTTGCCTCAAGAATTACACTTTGGAGGACATCATCATTGACCCTTATTTCAATCGCATTACAAAAATG ATGCAAAATTGTGATGAAGACATAACTGATATTGAGGTGAAGCCTGATGGTTCTTGGACTGTGAAAACCAAAGGTGAGCTTGGCGATCTTGCAAAATGGCATTTGCCTGATGGTTCACTTTGTAATGCCAGAAATGAGATCATCTCCAAATTAGGAACACCAAGGCAGATCATCAAGGAAGGTAGTTCAGTTCATACTTCTGTAGTTGGGATTAAACAGAATTTCAATGGGACCGCAGAACTCAGTAAAAATCAGCTTATCATCCTCTCCCCAATATATCAAATGGAGGATCGTGTTCAAagttatgaagaaaattttattacaatgaGCAGCAGTGCCTCTGGAAGTGGCAGAGATGATGAAGACCCAAGCATTAATCAGAATTGCAATGGGCATATTGATAACTCTGCCAATAATGgcaatgagataaattttattccTGGCAGTTTTAATTCAACTTTGGAGTTTAAAAACCAAACATCTGCAGTGACAAATGACACAGATATCATTATTCTCAGTGATTCAGAAGAAGACAACAAATATTTGGATCCTGCTGGAAGTGTCTACAAAACTTTTCCTGAAATTGATAGTGGACCTCCTGGGTTTTCAGGATCATACCTGTCAGACTCAATGCTTGATGCTGCTGCGGATTCTTGTTTGGGTCTTTTCGGCTGCAATATTAGCGGCATTGGCATACCTAACTGGCCATATACTTCTGTTAGTCGGGAAGGTTCTGGATTCCAATTGTTTGGTACAGATTCAAATGTTTCCGAGGCTTTTGTTGATCTGGACCATTCTTCAGTAATGTGTTCTGCTCCGATGAATGGTTTCACATCAGTTTCTAGGTCAACTTTAACATCTGGCAGGGAGGTCCTAGATTCTCAGGTTTGCCATTCCAATATTGACATAGATGAGCATTTAATTGGTAATACCTCAGCATATGTTGGTGATGATCCCTCTCTACAAAGTTTCCTTCCATCTCAGCCACCTGTAGTGTTGTCAGAGTCTGATTTGGGACAGCAGCCTCTGAATGGTATCCATACTGACGATTGGATTTCTCTTAGGCTAGGTAGTGATGGTGAGCATGTTTGTGGTGATCTGGGGTCTAATCCTCAACCTGCTGCCACAAATGGGCTGGAATTGAGACACATTTGTGGACCAAACGGAG CCACGCTCTGTGAGACAAAGAGTGCATCCCTCTTAAATGCAGAATCTGACTATAGATGGAAATGGACGTTGTTGAAGATGACTTTTGAAGTTTCGTACTCTAGTTTCAATATCTactttgggttgatgatggtttttttaattttattgaaaaagagCAAAGCCAAGCTGTCTTCTGTAG CTTCAGAACCTCTTCCCCTGATG GCATATAAAATTTCTCTCGCCTTATGTGATGAAGAATGCAAGTCTGCCTTTCAGCTTCTACATACTTCTATATTCTAG
- the LOC123227060 gene encoding E3 SUMO-protein ligase SIZ1-like isoform X5: protein MDLYNLKLETEVEDSITSDVRICCPCGNSYPTELMVQCVDPGCLVQQHAGCVIIPEKPMEEIPSTPPPYFCEMCRIKRADPFLLTVACLVSPMKLVFSNIPPDGTNPLQIAETTFLHTQAHKDLLQKDGYDIQAWCILLNDRVSFRMQWPQFADLQVNGHQVRAVNRQGSQLLGANGRDDGPIITFYIIDGANKISLSACDARNFCFGVRLVKRRTVEQVRNLIPKETDGELFEDALARIRRCIGGGMATGNEDSDSDLEVIAESITVSLRCPMSGSRMKVAGRFKPCAHMGCFDLQTFIELNQRSRKWQCPICLKNYTLEDIIIDPYFNRITKMMQNCDEDITDIEVKPDGSWTVKTKGELGDLAKWHLPDGSLCNARNEIISKLGTPRQIIKEGSSVHTSVVGIKQNFNGTAELSKNQLIILSPIYQMEDRVQSYEENFITMSSSASGSGRDDEDPSINQNCNGHIDNSANNGNEINFIPGSFNSTLEFKNQTSAVTNDTDIIILSDSEEDNKYLDPAGSVYKTFPEIDSGPPGFSGSYLSDSMLDAAADSCLGLFGCNISGIGIPNWPYTSVSREGSGFQLFGTDSNVSEAFVDLDHSSVMCSAPMNGFTSVSRSTLTSGREVLDSQVCHSNIDIDEHLIGNTSAYVGDDPSLQSFLPSQPPVVLSESDLGQQPLNGIHTDDWISLRLGSDGEHVCGDLGSNPQPAATNGLELRHICGPNGATLCETKSASLLNAESDYRWKWTLLKMTFEVSYSSFNIYFGLMMVFLILLKKSKAKLSSVASEPLPLMAYKISLALCDEECKSAFQLLHTSIF, encoded by the exons ATGGATTTGTACAATTTGAAGCTTGAAACAGAAGTTGAAGATTCAATAACTTCAGATGTGAGGATTTGCTGCCCATGTGGAAATTCATATCCTACTGAGTTAATGGTACAG TGTGTAGATCCAGGATGTCTGGTGCAGCAACATGCTGGTTGTGTTATTATTCCAGAGAAGCCTATGGAGGAGATTCCATCTACCCCTCCTCCATATTTTTGTGAAATGTGTCGAATCAAAAGGGCAGATCc ATTTTTGTTGACTGTGGCATGCTTGGTATCCCCTATGAAGTTGGTCTTTTCAAATATTCCACCTGATGG GACAAACCCCCTGCAGATTGCAGAAACAACATTTCTGCATACACAAGCTCATAAAGATTTACTACAGAAAGATGGATATGATATTCAG GCTTGGTGTATTCTCCTAAATGATAGAGTTTCATTCAGGATGCAATGGCCACAGTTTGCAGATTTGCAGGTTAATG GACATCAAGTACGAGCAGTTAATAGACAGGGATCACAGTTGCTGGGTGCTAATGGTCGAGATGATGGCCCCATA ATTACATTCTACATCATTGACGGGGCTAATAAGATTTCTTTATCGGCATGTGATGCTCGCAATTTCTGCTTTGGTGTCAGACTTGTAAAGAGGCGTACGGTTGAACAG GTCCGCAACCTGATCCCCAAAGAAACAGATGGTGAGCTTTTTGAAGATGCACTGGCCCGTATTCGCCGGTGCATCGGTGGTGGGATGGCTACTGGAAATGAAGACAGCGATAGTGATTTGGAAGTTATTGCAGAGTCAATTACAGTTAGCTTACGTTGTCCT ATGAGTGGTTCTAGAATGAAGGTTGCTGGCAGATTTAAACCTTGTGCTCACATGGGCTGTTTTGATCTTCAAACTTTTATTGAGCTAAATCAGCGATCTAGGAAG TGGCAATGTCCCATTTGCCTCAAGAATTACACTTTGGAGGACATCATCATTGACCCTTATTTCAATCGCATTACAAAAATG ATGCAAAATTGTGATGAAGACATAACTGATATTGAGGTGAAGCCTGATGGTTCTTGGACTGTGAAAACCAAAGGTGAGCTTGGCGATCTTGCAAAATGGCATTTGCCTGATGGTTCACTTTGTAATGCCAGAAATGAGATCATCTCCAAATTAGGAACACCAAGGCAGATCATCAAGGAAGGTAGTTCAGTTCATACTTCTGTAGTTGGGATTAAACAGAATTTCAATGGGACCGCAGAACTCAGTAAAAATCAGCTTATCATCCTCTCCCCAATATATCAAATGGAGGATCGTGTTCAAagttatgaagaaaattttattacaatgaGCAGCAGTGCCTCTGGAAGTGGCAGAGATGATGAAGACCCAAGCATTAATCAGAATTGCAATGGGCATATTGATAACTCTGCCAATAATGgcaatgagataaattttattccTGGCAGTTTTAATTCAACTTTGGAGTTTAAAAACCAAACATCTGCAGTGACAAATGACACAGATATCATTATTCTCAGTGATTCAGAAGAAGACAACAAATATTTGGATCCTGCTGGAAGTGTCTACAAAACTTTTCCTGAAATTGATAGTGGACCTCCTGGGTTTTCAGGATCATACCTGTCAGACTCAATGCTTGATGCTGCTGCGGATTCTTGTTTGGGTCTTTTCGGCTGCAATATTAGCGGCATTGGCATACCTAACTGGCCATATACTTCTGTTAGTCGGGAAGGTTCTGGATTCCAATTGTTTGGTACAGATTCAAATGTTTCCGAGGCTTTTGTTGATCTGGACCATTCTTCAGTAATGTGTTCTGCTCCGATGAATGGTTTCACATCAGTTTCTAGGTCAACTTTAACATCTGGCAGGGAGGTCCTAGATTCTCAGGTTTGCCATTCCAATATTGACATAGATGAGCATTTAATTGGTAATACCTCAGCATATGTTGGTGATGATCCCTCTCTACAAAGTTTCCTTCCATCTCAGCCACCTGTAGTGTTGTCAGAGTCTGATTTGGGACAGCAGCCTCTGAATGGTATCCATACTGACGATTGGATTTCTCTTAGGCTAGGTAGTGATGGTGAGCATGTTTGTGGTGATCTGGGGTCTAATCCTCAACCTGCTGCCACAAATGGGCTGGAATTGAGACACATTTGTGGACCAAACGGAG CCACGCTCTGTGAGACAAAGAGTGCATCCCTCTTAAATGCAGAATCTGACTATAGATGGAAATGGACGTTGTTGAAGATGACTTTTGAAGTTTCGTACTCTAGTTTCAATATCTactttgggttgatgatggtttttttaattttattgaaaaagagCAAAGCCAAGCTGTCTTCTGTAG CTTCAGAACCTCTTCCCCTGATG GCATATAAAATTTCTCTCGCCTTATGTGATGAAGAATGCAAGTCTGCCTTTCAGCTTCTACATACTTCTATATTCTAG
- the LOC123227060 gene encoding E3 SUMO-protein ligase SIZ1-like isoform X6, whose product MVAFRDLFLLTVACLVSPMKLVFSNIPPDGTNPLQIAETTFLHTQAHKDLLQKDGYDIQAWCILLNDRVSFRMQWPQFADLQVNGHQVRAVNRQGSQLLGANGRDDGPIITFYIIDGANKISLSACDARNFCFGVRLVKRRTVEQVRNLIPKETDGELFEDALARIRRCIGGGMATGNEDSDSDLEVIAESITVSLRCPMSGSRMKVAGRFKPCAHMGCFDLQTFIELNQRSRKWQCPICLKNYTLEDIIIDPYFNRITKMMQNCDEDITDIEVKPDGSWTVKTKGELGDLAKWHLPDGSLCNARNEIISKLGTPRQIIKEGSSVHTSVVGIKQNFNGTAELSKNQLIILSPIYQMEDRVQSYEENFITMSSSASGSGRDDEDPSINQNCNGHIDNSANNGNEINFIPGSFNSTLEFKNQTSAVTNDTDIIILSDSEEDNKYLDPAGSVYKTFPEIDSGPPGFSGSYLSDSMLDAAADSCLGLFGCNISGIGIPNWPYTSVSREGSGFQLFGTDSNVSEAFVDLDHSSVMCSAPMNGFTSVSRSTLTSGREVLDSQVCHSNIDIDEHLIGNTSAYVGDDPSLQSFLPSQPPVVLSESDLGQQPLNGIHTDDWISLRLGSDGEHVCGDLGSNPQPAATNGLELRHICGPNGATLCETKSASLLNAESDYRWKWTLLKMTFEVSYSSFNIYFGLMMVFLILLKKSKAKLSSVASEPLPLMAYKISLALCDEECKSAFQLLHTSIF is encoded by the exons ATGGTTGCTTTCAGAGACCT ATTTTTGTTGACTGTGGCATGCTTGGTATCCCCTATGAAGTTGGTCTTTTCAAATATTCCACCTGATGG GACAAACCCCCTGCAGATTGCAGAAACAACATTTCTGCATACACAAGCTCATAAAGATTTACTACAGAAAGATGGATATGATATTCAG GCTTGGTGTATTCTCCTAAATGATAGAGTTTCATTCAGGATGCAATGGCCACAGTTTGCAGATTTGCAGGTTAATG GACATCAAGTACGAGCAGTTAATAGACAGGGATCACAGTTGCTGGGTGCTAATGGTCGAGATGATGGCCCCATA ATTACATTCTACATCATTGACGGGGCTAATAAGATTTCTTTATCGGCATGTGATGCTCGCAATTTCTGCTTTGGTGTCAGACTTGTAAAGAGGCGTACGGTTGAACAG GTCCGCAACCTGATCCCCAAAGAAACAGATGGTGAGCTTTTTGAAGATGCACTGGCCCGTATTCGCCGGTGCATCGGTGGTGGGATGGCTACTGGAAATGAAGACAGCGATAGTGATTTGGAAGTTATTGCAGAGTCAATTACAGTTAGCTTACGTTGTCCT ATGAGTGGTTCTAGAATGAAGGTTGCTGGCAGATTTAAACCTTGTGCTCACATGGGCTGTTTTGATCTTCAAACTTTTATTGAGCTAAATCAGCGATCTAGGAAG TGGCAATGTCCCATTTGCCTCAAGAATTACACTTTGGAGGACATCATCATTGACCCTTATTTCAATCGCATTACAAAAATG ATGCAAAATTGTGATGAAGACATAACTGATATTGAGGTGAAGCCTGATGGTTCTTGGACTGTGAAAACCAAAGGTGAGCTTGGCGATCTTGCAAAATGGCATTTGCCTGATGGTTCACTTTGTAATGCCAGAAATGAGATCATCTCCAAATTAGGAACACCAAGGCAGATCATCAAGGAAGGTAGTTCAGTTCATACTTCTGTAGTTGGGATTAAACAGAATTTCAATGGGACCGCAGAACTCAGTAAAAATCAGCTTATCATCCTCTCCCCAATATATCAAATGGAGGATCGTGTTCAAagttatgaagaaaattttattacaatgaGCAGCAGTGCCTCTGGAAGTGGCAGAGATGATGAAGACCCAAGCATTAATCAGAATTGCAATGGGCATATTGATAACTCTGCCAATAATGgcaatgagataaattttattccTGGCAGTTTTAATTCAACTTTGGAGTTTAAAAACCAAACATCTGCAGTGACAAATGACACAGATATCATTATTCTCAGTGATTCAGAAGAAGACAACAAATATTTGGATCCTGCTGGAAGTGTCTACAAAACTTTTCCTGAAATTGATAGTGGACCTCCTGGGTTTTCAGGATCATACCTGTCAGACTCAATGCTTGATGCTGCTGCGGATTCTTGTTTGGGTCTTTTCGGCTGCAATATTAGCGGCATTGGCATACCTAACTGGCCATATACTTCTGTTAGTCGGGAAGGTTCTGGATTCCAATTGTTTGGTACAGATTCAAATGTTTCCGAGGCTTTTGTTGATCTGGACCATTCTTCAGTAATGTGTTCTGCTCCGATGAATGGTTTCACATCAGTTTCTAGGTCAACTTTAACATCTGGCAGGGAGGTCCTAGATTCTCAGGTTTGCCATTCCAATATTGACATAGATGAGCATTTAATTGGTAATACCTCAGCATATGTTGGTGATGATCCCTCTCTACAAAGTTTCCTTCCATCTCAGCCACCTGTAGTGTTGTCAGAGTCTGATTTGGGACAGCAGCCTCTGAATGGTATCCATACTGACGATTGGATTTCTCTTAGGCTAGGTAGTGATGGTGAGCATGTTTGTGGTGATCTGGGGTCTAATCCTCAACCTGCTGCCACAAATGGGCTGGAATTGAGACACATTTGTGGACCAAACGGAG CCACGCTCTGTGAGACAAAGAGTGCATCCCTCTTAAATGCAGAATCTGACTATAGATGGAAATGGACGTTGTTGAAGATGACTTTTGAAGTTTCGTACTCTAGTTTCAATATCTactttgggttgatgatggtttttttaattttattgaaaaagagCAAAGCCAAGCTGTCTTCTGTAG CTTCAGAACCTCTTCCCCTGATG GCATATAAAATTTCTCTCGCCTTATGTGATGAAGAATGCAAGTCTGCCTTTCAGCTTCTACATACTTCTATATTCTAG